The genomic DNA CTTCTTATTTCCCTAATTGGACTATATATTAGTCACTCTAATGAAGCAAGCATCTTCTCATAAGTGAAAAATTGCAGGCTCACCCCAGAATAAAACTATACAGAGCAATATTTGAAAGGTAAAAGCAAGGAATAATCAGGGAAACAGTTACCAGTTTCCTTTCCTCCATCTCTGGTTCAGCAGCCCAGGACAAAAATGTCACAACGTCTTTCCCCATCTGCAAAACAACAGTTCCGAAAAATTCAGAACAAACATCATTCCTTGAAGGCCATAAAGAGTGGGTTACTGCTATACAGAACTTAAAAGGTCAATATAGGTGAGGAAAGATGAAGGAAAGATCAACCTGAGCTTCTGTCGCTGGTGTCCCATCCTCATACTCAACAGCCCCGTCAATAAGCATCTTTGGCATAGCAATTGCTCCACCAGGGAAGTATGGATTGTAGTGCAATCCATCCCGAATCTGCGAACACAATGGGGGAGTAGGTTTTAGACAATCACATAGAGAATGGCAAAGTCCCAGCACACAAGAAACTCGAATGGCCACATTAGAAGCTATTCATGAAGAAAATCCATCTCATTCTCATGCATTCATGCAACAATGAAGTCTGGAAaggacaaataaaaataaagccATTggcttaaaaaagaaataacatcaagtgaaCTGCATGTAAAGAGAACTCTCCTAACATTCTTGTTCCATCATTCTTAGATCTAATAATCTTCATAAACACACAGAATAACAGCTCCGCAGCATTCCAGCATCGAAAAGAATCACAGAAACATTCATCTTTTGGACCATATTTCTAAATTACTCAGTCCTCAATATGAAACCAGACAGGAAAAAGCAAATGAACAAGTTGTGTGGTGAACAAAAGAGGAATATTATAGAGAAATATAGGTAATTTACCGTAATACCAGCAGGGGGATCATGGTAACCAGTGAGAAGGGCAAACACGTAATTCTGACCATTGTGACGGGCCTGAAAAAACGCAAAAATTTTTCACTTGGTTTCTcaaaaaattacaacaaaaggaaaaaagggaggggggaggaggagaaaAGGAAACATTACTTTAGTGATGAGACTCAAATCAGGGGGATAGGCCCCTCCATTAGCAAACCTAGCTGCTTGCTCATTTGCATATGGTTGAGGGAACCGGTCGCTGAGTTTACCAGGACGAGTGAACATCTCACCCTCATCATTTGGCCCATCAACCACCTCAATCTCGGCAGCCATAGCCTTTACCTCATCTTCCGTATAAGCTACTCCGACCAGATCACGGTATGATATGAGAGACATGGAATGGCAAGATGCACAAACTTGCTGATAGACCTGGTGACCCCGACGAATCCTAAGAACCAGTTTATGTTCAATTTTAGATAATACGGATACAAAGTGATAAAATTGATCATCAAGGTTTTCCATTTGAAAGAAGATATATCAGCACATACAACATTAATAGAAAAGGCAAAGTGTTTTGATACTTTTGATTGGTAGAAATGCACcaacaataaagaaagaaagagaaaggagTACTACGTAGATGAAACGTCTATACACTATGATGGGAAACATGAAGGCGGCTTTTAGATTGTCCATTTCAGACTTCCATTTAGGTCATATATCTAAATGTCCACCTTTATGCTCTAAAGAGTAAAATAACAAAGCTTAGGAGAAGAGACCAAAAATATTagctaaaagaaaaatgaagaacTCACGATGCATGATCATAGGAACTGAGAATTCCATTGTGGGGCCAGGGGTAGTTTGGACATGCTAAACCATGTTCAGCCTCATCTGCGGCAGCAATTGTCCCGAAGCTCAAAAAACCCGAGACGCCAGCACCAAGGAGTGCAAGGACTCTCAAAGGGTTCATCTGAGAAGACCCAGCTCCATCGTGACCTTTCTTTGAGAAAAGGGACGTCAAAGTTGGAGATGTCTGCAGATTTGCATCACAGCCATCATCCCAGGTTAAAGATCTAGTTATTCATTTAATAAGAAActtagagtgcgtttggtttcagagttaaaagtaactttgattttgattttgattgtgaaaaagagcaaatgagatggtattataaatttgacttggaaaacgtgtgtttttgttttgtagtggacagagttaaaatcaaaatcatgattctaaaatcaaactctcAATCCACACTCTTAACTTGATTAAATGGAGGTAAGTACAATTTCTGACATAATAGCTTTGACAAACTTCCATGAGGGATTCTACCTTTAAACTCATGCCGAAGTCTCCTAGAATCAGTTTTTGCAGTATTGAAGTTTATCTTCTCGTTTAAAATTGGGGCAATCATGACAAGGATTTTGCTCGTATTTAAACACTTCAACCAGGTCATGTGGGAAATAGTTATTACAGGGTACCGCCGAGTAGTTCAGAAGAAATACATCATAGATACAGAGGATAAAATCAAACCAAGAATCCTCCAGGTATAGCATCAGAAACTCACAAAAGACTGAGCTTGAAGCTTCCTACGCAGGAGTTGGCGGATGATTCCCCCTCCAGCCATTTCACTTTAGCTTAATTCCCTGTCCCAATACACCATATGAGCACATCACAATCCCAAAAAACATATAACAAACAGCAAAAAGCCCGAATATGCCAAGATGTGAAATTTCTCACCTAAATACTGAAAAATGAGAGTCGACGACTCAGATGAGCTAAAGCACAGAGATTGGAACGGTTCCACCCCAATTTCAGATATCACCAATCTACAGTACCGCCATTTTTGTATGTCACATCCAACACAATGAACTGCCTCGAAATCGATCGAAGCGCAGACTTTTACCTTGATTATGACGAGCGACTCTGCTGCCAGACACTTCAAGAACGAAATGAATCATCACAGGGATGCAAGCTCCGCCGGCATACGAGGTTCCCGGAGCTGATTCGAGCTGCAGTGCTCGGCGAGCTTCTGAGCTGATGCGAGCTAAAGCAGTGGGCTGGATTGAACGGAGACGAAGACCTTTCATGCGGGTGAGAGAGAGACACATCGGGGGAGAGATGAGTGGTGCTGTTGTCTTGGCTGCCAGTTCGACTGGGCCGATAAATGGGCCAGCTCTAGCGTAGGCCCATACTGAGATCACCCTGAAGATGAATGGGCCGACAGATAGAGCCACGTGGCAGTGCACCGCAGCACCGACACCGCCGTGAAAGTACGGACAATGGGGAAAGTTGGCCATCCAACTGACGGCGCGCGCAGATTTCCTACTAATTATGTCAAAATATCAATATAGTCCTCTGATTTTGTATTCTAATAAAAACTCCCTTTTATTACTTGGTAGTTTCTACTTCGGACAagatcaaaaaataataattgattaatcaGTGCCGGATTAATTACCCTTCCGGAACCCCGAATCGAAAAGAAAGTGCCAAGTTACCAACAAAACTCCGCAACAAATTGTAGTTTCTTTCTATACGACATAGTTTATAAGAAATtgttcaaattttcatttgcttTTAGTTTAAGAACCAATAAACCAGATAATAAGGTCAAGAAGAATGTGTTTCATGAATGCATGGGAGAACTGTATCTAATATTTGGAAAAACTGAAGAGAAACAATTAGTTTATTAAGGAAAACCTTTAGCATAATCGGGCACTGAGCAGGATCCAAATTAAGGAGTGATGAGATCTTTAAAGAGGTGAATATAAAGATATTTTTTCGAGTTAGAGAGCGAAAATAAagaatttcatcaaaatttgagaaatcatATTTAAATTTCCTTCAAATATTGTAATTTTAGAAAGAGCGACCCATTTAGTCTATCCCTGCCAcatataaaacataaaatttaagccatttctaaaattaaacgCTCACTTCCGATATATATGTACTTTCGATTATTATACTTCTAAGGTAAATGTATTCCAAAATATTTGATCGGATTTGTCAAACTTTATCAGAGGAAAATACTTTAACACGATTTAAGCTAAGCATGCAGCATCTAATGAAAAAAGTAACCTATATGTAATTTGACGAAGTTTTAAGGATTTAAATGTAATTAACTAAAAATTGGTCCTTCTCTACTGAGTCTCTCTCCTTCTGCGCATCTAGAGGATAACCCTAACAAGAGCCCCCTCACCAGCGTGTCCAGCTCTGGCGGGGCGTGTCGGGTGTCACCTCCACCGGGAATGGAAAGATGGGATCCTCCTTTTATCTTCCAGTTATCTATGTCCCTAGTAGTTCTCCTCATTTCTCTCCCTTTTCTCCATGAACACGATGGCTGCTCGGTGTCGCCCAAGTTCCTCTTCAATCAATCCACGAGTTACGACCCTCTATCATTTTGGCAGTCATGGCATGTATTAAGGTCGCGATCCTCGGTGCCCTATCTTACACGGCGTGATTCACAACCCCCCTTAAATGGCGTGGGTCTCGGCGATGACTCGTTACTCCCGGCAACCTCCATCACGATCTTTAAGCGGTGGTTGTGCTAGTAGGCATCCGGAAGTCGTAGAGGCCTCACTCCTCctccttttttcatttttaactcTCTGAAGGCGGTGCGTCAAGGTGTCCCCTAATGAAGCAGCTTCCCAATTCCCGCCGCAGTCATGCCTCCTCCACCATCATCCCAAATTTGGAAGGGAGTAGGCCAGCCCACCCCCAAATCGTCATGCCAAAGCAACCGCTCCAAAATGAGACATGCTCGactcaatttgattttctAGTGCCTGACCCGACTACTATATGCTCCGACCTGATTGCCATATGCTCTGACCATACTTGTCATATATGCTCGACTCGACTGCTATCTCCCCGACCTGACTGATAGACCTCCCCACCTATTTGAATCTCCCCCAGATGGCGACTTCTATTATGCGAACTACCGCCATTGCCTAGCTATTGAATCCCCGCCCTCCACTACAAAAGATCAAACTCCCAGCTTAATTGATCTTGCCAAACCGCCTATAATCGACCTTTTTTGTGGCTtcggtctttttttttttgttggcttTACAAGTTTTGGCTCCCCGACAACAGTCATTGGTATGAACCAATCAATGAAGTTCGATACTTTGATTTGATAGTCTAGCTGGTTTTAATTAGTTAGGTTGTCACTGGTTTGAACTGATTAAATGAACCTTGCTGAATtggtttgtttgtttgtttagaGGTTGGGTTGTTTAGGAATTAGTTGATAGAATTAATCTGGAGGTTTGATCTGTGGAGGCACCGGTCTAAGACTCCTTTTAACTTAGCTTCTCTATGTAGGAGTTTCTACACGAATTGCGCTATGCTCTACTTCTTGATTTTCTCTAGGGTCCGTATAGAATTTATGTTAGGAGGTTGAGAATGTTTACAGCATCTTGATGTACTTCTGTAATTATATTTAAGTTTGATTGTTATGCTTTATTCGCATGTTATCTTCATTTTTAGTAATCTAGGTGGACCTACCGTATTTATTGTCTCTATAATGTAACCTCTTAAACATTTTTCCCTTTGTACATGTTTTTAATATCGATGGACATCCATTGATTgttcgagaaaaaaaaagtaattcactaaaaagtttatatatatggtttttttccttttgttttgttttttttggctgagtttatatatatgtgtgtatatatatgtatacactaCATAATGTACGCAATTTCCTGTCTGTTCCCTGTCTTTACTTTGAAAAGGGAAAGCCTCCAGTCTCTGTGGCTTCCCTGCTGCGGTAAGAAGAAACCATTGGCGCCcatcccttcccttccctgcCACCAAATCTCTCTCCGATCCCCAGAaaatcctctctctctatcgTCGCACGTCCGCACCCCTATAAATGGCTCCCTCTGCGTCTACCGATTCCGCTGCTGCTGCCGACAATGGCGAAACTCACCCACCACCACAACCACAGGCACGCCCCCTGGAAGAAATGGGCCGTCGTGGCCACCTGCGCCGGCCTCTTCGGGGCCGCTCTCATCGCGGATTTCTTCTGGGCGTCCTCTTCTGCCACCTCTGCCTACTTGTCGTTGGCCTCCAACTGGGCTCGTCAGAGAACAGGGATCATCGTCTTGCCCACCGTACCCTCTCAAGCGGATGAGAAGGTAATGCGGTTTCCTCATGAAGATGCCCTATTGAGTTTTTCAATGTCTGGCATCGGTTTCCTGTGAATGATCAGTTCCTCAAGTCTTCAGCTTCTTGAATTTCATATGATTTCAGCCATTCAATGGCATTGCATATTCCGCATTCGTGACAAATTGTTCATTGTTTCGGTCGATGTTGTTATGCTTCTTCTGTTTTATGCTTCGATTCATGTAGCGGGTTTGCTTTAGTATGTCTGTTGTGAATTGAGATTGTGTTATCCCATTTTTCCTGCATTTTGTCATCAATGAGAATCGCCCCTTTTCTTCGATGTGGTTCTTGTTAATACTGCCCCGGCACCCCTTTTGATGCGGTGTTTTTCCGATGGCTCGGATTGAGAGTGTCGAATTGGTGATTGCCATTGAGCGAAGCCATTTAAGTGTACAAGCTTTTCTTGTTCCTGCAGAAAGTAGAGGAGGCGAAGCCAAAGGAGGATCGGGAACGAGAACGGTTTTTATCTGCAACTTTCGCTGATATACCCGCACCAGAATGGAAATGGGAGGAGATGCCAGCGGCTCCTGTGCCTCGGCTCGATGGAGCTGCAATACAG from Punica granatum isolate Tunisia-2019 chromosome 2, ASM765513v2, whole genome shotgun sequence includes the following:
- the LOC116197417 gene encoding cytochrome c1-2, heme protein, mitochondrial-like, whose translation is MAGGGIIRQLLRRKLQAQSFTSPTLTSLFSKKGHDGAGSSQMNPLRVLALLGAGVSGFLSFGTIAAADEAEHGLACPNYPWPHNGILSSYDHASIRRGHQVYQQVCASCHSMSLISYRDLVGVAYTEDEVKAMAAEIEVVDGPNDEGEMFTRPGKLSDRFPQPYANEQAARFANGGAYPPDLSLITKARHNGQNYVFALLTGYHDPPAGITIRDGLHYNPYFPGGAIAMPKMLIDGAVEYEDGTPATEAQMGKDVVTFLSWAAEPEMEERKLMGFKWIFLMSLALLQAAYFRRLRWSVLKSRKLVVDVVN